In the genome of Leptospira broomii serovar Hurstbridge str. 5399, the window GGTGCCGGAAGGTCAAGAGGACGGGTTAGCCGCAAGGCGAAGCTCGGAATTAAGCCCCGGTAAACGGCGGCCGTAACTATGACGGTCCTAAGGTAGCGAAATTCCTTGTCGGGTAAGTTCCGACCTGCACGAATGGTGTAACGACTTCCCCACTGTCTCAACGAGAGTCTCGGCGAAATTGTAGTACCCGTGAAGATGCGGGTTACCTGCGATAGGACGGAAAGACCCCGTGAACCTTTACTGCAACCTGGCATTGAACTTTGATCCTGTATGTGTAGGATAGGTGGGAGGCTATGATCTCTGGACGCTAGTTCTGGAGGGGAGCCGACGTTGAAATACCCACCCCTTACTTGATCCAAGTTCTAACCGAGTGAAACAACACTCGAGACATTGTCAGGCGGGCGGTTTGACTGGGGCGGTCGCCTCCTAAAGAGTAACGGAGGCGCCCAAAGGTTCCCTCAGCGCGGACGGAAATCGCGCAAAGAGTGTAAAGGCACAAGGGAGCTTAACTGTGAGACAGACAAGTCGAGCAGATACGAAAGTAGGGCTTAGTGATCCGGTGGTTCTGTGTGGAAGGGCCATCGCTCAACGGATAAAAGGTACTCCGGGGATAACAGGCTGATCGCGTCCAAGAGTCCATATCGACGACGCGGTTTGGCACCTCGATGTCGGCTCGTCGCATCCTGGGGCTGAAGCAGGTCCCAAGGGTATGGCTGTTCGCCATTTAAAGCGGTACGCGAGCTGGGTTCAGAACGTCGTGAGACAGTTCGGTCCCTATCCATCGCAGGCGTTGGAGATTTGACGGAATCTGTCCCTAGTACGAGAGGACCGGGATGGACGAACCTCTAGTGTATCAGTGTCGCGCCAGCGGCAGCGCTGAGTAGCTATGTTCGGCAGGAATAAACCGCTGAAAGCATATAAGTGGGAAATCCTTCTGAAGATAAGATCTCCCTGGGAGCAATCCCCTAAAGACCCCGGGAAGATGACCCGGTTGATAGGTCACAGATGTAAGTATGGTAACATATTGAGTCGAGTGATACTAATAGGTCGTGAGGCTTGACCATATTACGAAAGTAAGATATTGAGAAGACTTACTCTTCTCAATGGTAAAACGCCAACAGTCATCCAAGATGATGATTCATTGAATAGATTCGCAGTTATAGTGTTTGTAAGAGAAATCTTACTGGAAGCCAGGGTGGTAAGCCTTGGCTTTTTTATTGTACAACCTATGGGGACTCCGCGCATCGCCTTCGCTCTGTGCACGTGTCCCAGTCTCGCATTCGGAGCAACACTGTTGCTCCTCTGTGCTCCGACTTCTAATCCCCAACAACTTGAATAGAGTGCATTCATTCGCGATTTACAACCTATGGGGGACTCCGCGCATCGCCTTCGCTCTGCACGTGTCCCAGTCTCGCATTCGGAGCAACACTGTTGCTCCTCTGTGCTCCGACTGGCCGACCAAATTACTAAACGAAAATGATGTATGAGCATCGGGTGCACTGCGTTTGATTTAAATGCAGATGACTTCACTTTATTCAGTAATCATTCGGTATGATTGCAGCCTATGGGGCACAATGAATGAAAGTATTGAGAAAGACTTACTTCTTTCTCAATGGTAGAACGCCAAGTAAGTCAACCTAACAAGTGGCTTACAAAATTAAACATCCATATGATGATCAGCAATAGGCATCCGGAAAGGATGCCCGACAATCATTCCAGTTATTAAGTGCAAAAGACAATCTCTAACTACAAAAGCCAGAGTTCAGCTCTGGCTTTTTTGTTTTCTACCTACTGCAGGCTGCATATGCCAAGGCTTTCCGGAGAACAGCATCCGCATTCTCCGGAAGACCTTTCGACCGCCATGCGATGTATCCATCGGGACGAACTAACACGGCTCCGTTAGCTTCTACTCCGAAACTATTTTGAAATGCATCTTCTTCGGATGAAATGTCTCTCGCAAATTGATAGCAATCGATCTTGGATCCTGATGAAGATGCGATACGGCCGGCAGAAGTTTTCCATTCGGAAGACGCAGTCAAGAATACCCAACCTTTTTGGAACAGATCCAACGTAGAGATCTTATTTCCCTCTTTAGTAATCCAGAAATGGGGGGCGCGAGTTCCCGGTTGACCGGACCATTCTTCCGGTCTAAGAGCGGACGGGAGATTTTCTCGAGCCTCTGCAATGGAGCTCGAACGATACAATTGTCCAAGTTCCATGGCTCTACTGTCTAGGATCGCGATTGCTCGATCTTCTTCGGTTGAGTAAGCCTTATAATCGTTCTTTGCGAAGATCTGTTGGTAACGAAGCCAAGCGATCGGTTTTCTTTCTTGATCGTACGTATCTAATAGGCTCGTGTGTGATTCTCCGGAAAGGACAGATTGCAATTTCCACGCGAGATTATGAGCATCTTCTATTCCGGTATTTGCTCCATAGCCACCTCGGTTCGGAGGAAGTGTATGCGCCGCATCTCCTGCAATAAAGATCCTGCCTGCAGAAAAAGAATCCGCGATCAATGCGCTTACTTCCCAACGGCCCGTGGTTACAATCTCTATCGGCAGGTCGGAGCGACCGATCGCCTTTACGATATCCGACTTGAGAGTTAACTCGTCTCTTTCCGTATCATCCGGATAGAAAAGCACCCAGCGTCCATCGTTATATGTGGTGAGATATGCGCTGAATCCCGGCTGATCGATCGAGAATTGAAAGAATCCTTTTTCTAGATATTCGTTCAAAGGAGCCTTGAATAAAACGCTCCTTCCTGTGGTTAGATATCCTTTTCCTTTGCGCTCGATCCGGAGAGCCTCTCGGATCGGACTTCTATGACCGTCTGCCGCGATCATATAGTCTGCTTGGATAGTATATCGGTTTCCTTCCTTATCTCGAACGGATGCAGTGACTTTTTCTGAATCCTGTTTGAATTCCAATAATTCGGTGCTGAATCTCAGATCTGCCCCGAACTCTAAGGCTTTTTGTTGAAGCATAGGCTCCAAGCGATCTTGCGCGATCGCAGAGGCTCCGCAGGGTGAATACTCTATATTTGTATCTTCTTCCTGAACACTAGACCAGGCCTGTTCTTCAAACCATTCTCCTGCCAGGCTTTCGATCCGGATCCTTCGGACATTTTTTTTCGACCCGTGGACTTGGGGAATACTATCTGCGAGACCGACGGATCGGAACAACTCCAAGGTCCTCTGAGTGAATCCGATCGCGCGTGGATGGGGAGAGCTTCCTGCATGCTTTTCGATCAATAACACGGAGACTCCTTTTTGGGTTAGAAAGACTGCTGCGGAAGAACCTACGAGTCCTCCTCCTACAATCAATACGGAACAGTGTTCTGTCTGCTCCTGGGTTTTTGTGGGAATAAATCCCTCTTCTTTTTTGTTCATATGGATTACCTCTTTATAATTTTTAAGTAACTTAAATATTATTATTAGTAAATTAAATTTTTAACTTACTTAAAAATTCAAGTAAATAAAATAAATTTGATCTTAAAAAGTCCCTGGAAATACTGTCGAAAGAGCAGGATTTATGGGACTTAGGGAAGAAAAGAAGGCAAAGACTAAGAAGAGGATCTCGGATCTGGCTACCGGTTTATTCATAGAGAAAGGATTTGCCAACGTAACGGTGGCTGAGATCGCTCAAAAAGCGGAAGTCTCCGTTCCTACCTTATTCAATTATTTTCCGACCAAGGAATCCTTCGTTTTTGACGAAGAAACGGAGAGAGAAAGAGGCTTCCTGGATGCGGTCCTAAATAGAAAGAAGGGCACTTCCATCTTGGATGCGCTCTTGGATCATGGTCTGAAAAGTTCCGCATTCAAGCCTGAATACCTGAACAATTCCGGATCCTTTCGAGAATTGGTCCAGTCTACTCCGGAACTTTCCGCCTACGAAAGACAGTTGTCTATGCGTTATGAAAAATCCCTGGCGGATGTCCTACAGAAAGAAGCTTCCAAGAAATTGCAAAGAGCCCAGGCAGAAGCGATTGCTCGCTTCCTCTTAGATGCGTTTTATCGTGCGATCGATTCTTCTAATCCTAAGGCTACTTTAGTTTCCCTTTTTAAACTGATAAAAGAAGGTTGGGACGAATAAGATCTCTTTCTTGGTGACTTGCCGGTTTTTAAAATAAAAAGCTCTCTCTTCTTTCCAAAATGAGAGAGCTTGGACTTGAGTCAGGATCGTTTATTAAATTCTTCTTTAGTAGGCGGAAGACGCTACGACGCTCGAGAATTTTGCGATCAATACCTGATCATCTTCGTTATTCGGATGAAATCCTAAAAGCCGAAGAGCAATCTTCGCCTTTTTTATTTGGTGGGGACCTTGATTCGATAAGAAGTTAAAATTTCCAGTCACTGAAAGACAAAGCCTGACGTCCACAGCGTAATGGGATTGCAGAGAGGTTCCATAGAATGATTCAATCAGAATTTTATGATATAGAATTTAGAACAAAAGAATATAAAGAAGTTGAGGACCTTTAGGCGGATGTTGATAATTGGATTGAGCATAATGGCAACGAAAGACCGCGCCACGGAAAATACTGCTATGGAAAAACTCTTATGCAGACTTTTTTAGACCGGAAAAATTAGCCCAAAAAAAGAACATCGAGCATATTCAAGACAAGGCGAAAAAATCACCTAATAAAAAGGATGTGTCAGATTTTGCCTTGTGTTTTATACTTTATGTTCACACAGACTTGCGCCGAGATCGTTGCCCAAGGGGTTATTCCAACGAAGTCTGTTTTCCAGTTCCGTTCTTTTGCGAGACTCCATATTTCGGAAAGGCTCATAAGCTTTCTTGTCTCATTCAGAGCTTTTTCGGCGATTTCAAGGAAGGATAATGAATCCGACTTATTATGAATGATTTGGTATATATAAGAATTGTAAAGTATTTATGCACCCTCGCGTTAGAATGCAGCATGTTGATTTGTGCTTACGATTATATTTGCAGGTATTGATTTTAACTTTGATTTCGTTTGCCATCTTTCGATGGCACCGACTCGCCTTCGAATAAACTTGGCATGCCCTCGATTACGCCTCCGGCTATCTCGGGCTCGCTTACTCCCTATGGGTCGTTCGCGAGGTCGTTAACTCGCTCCCTATGGGTCGCCGCGTTAGAGATGCGAAGGAAGCGCAGCGGACCACGCAGCCGAAGACGGACTATTTAGAATGCCCTTGATTAACGTCTCTGGCTATCTTGGGCTTGCTTCTTCTTGCGGGCCGTTCGCAAGGTCCTAAGCGAAGCGTAGTCCGTAGTAGCCGGATCATACTATCTCAGAGAAAATTTCCTTGGACATACGGAAGGCGTGTGGGAACCCCTCCTGCATTATTATATTATTCGAGCGACCTAAGTAACGAACCGAACATAGTATAGTCGAATCGCATATTTTTATTTTATAAAGAGTCTTGATTTTCTTCAAGATCATTCAGACCTTGATCGCAAAGGTAGTTTGGATGGAAGCAATACAAAAAGATACTCAATTAGAATTAGAACGAACTTCCATTTGGGGGGAATTAAAAAAAGCGCTTACGGGAACGGAAGCGGATTACACTCAAATTTCGCTCGGCAAGGCCGTTTTCTTACTCTCCGTTCCAATGGTTTTGGAATTGGTTATGGAGTCCGCATTTGCAGTCGTTGATATTTATTTTGTGGGGGCTCTCGGGCCTTCCGCTGTTGCGGCGGTCGGGCTTACGGAGACGTATCTATTTCTTTTGTATTCTCTTGCGATCGGAATGTCCACTGCTGTAACGGCAATTATCGCGCGAAGGATCGGAGAAGGGGATAAGGAGCAAGCCGGGATTGCCGCAGTCCAATCCGTTTTTCTTTCCATACTTGTTTCCTTGCCTTTTGCTATCTTCGGAGTCTGGTTTGCAAAAGATCTCCTTTTACTCATGGGAGGAGATCCTTGGGTCATAGAACACGGATCTCGTTACACGCAATGGATCTTCGGTGGAAATATCGTAATCATGCTTTTATTCGGACTCAATGCGGTCTTTAGAGGAGCGGGTGACGCTGCGATTGCGATGAGAGTTTTATGGATTTCGAATGGTCTCAATATAATCTTGGATCCGATTTTTATCTTCGGCTTCGGTCCAGTCCCGGCCTTGGGCATTGAAGGTGCCGCAATTGCTACGAATATCGGGAGAGGGGTCGGAGTTGTTTTCCAAGTTTATCTGCTTTTAAAAGGTGGAAAACATATTCGAGTGCTTGGTTCTCAAATTAGTGTGCATTGGAAAATTATCTCTGATATCGTTCGTACTTCTCTTGGTGGGATCGGACAAACGATTATCGGAATGACTTCTTGGATCTTTCTTGTAAGGATCATTTCGGATTTTGGGAGTGAGGCGGTTGCGGGAGCTACGATCACTCTTCGGATCATGATGTTTACTCTGATGCCTTCTTGGGGGATGTCGAATGCTGTGGCGACTCTTGTCGGTCAGAATTTAGGAGCGCGAAGACCGGATCGAGCAGAACGTTCCGTTTGGATTGTTGGAGCTTGGAATATGTTCTTTCTGATCGGAGTTTCGATTTGCTATTTTATTTTTCGAGAATCTTTGGTATCGATCTTTACTAGTGACGCCAAGGTGATCTCGATCGGTTCGGAATGGCTTGGGATTGTTTCCTATTCCTATTTTGTATATGCTTGGTGGATGGTAAGCGTTCAGGCATTTAACGGTGCGGG includes:
- a CDS encoding MATE family efflux transporter: MEAIQKDTQLELERTSIWGELKKALTGTEADYTQISLGKAVFLLSVPMVLELVMESAFAVVDIYFVGALGPSAVAAVGLTETYLFLLYSLAIGMSTAVTAIIARRIGEGDKEQAGIAAVQSVFLSILVSLPFAIFGVWFAKDLLLLMGGDPWVIEHGSRYTQWIFGGNIVIMLLFGLNAVFRGAGDAAIAMRVLWISNGLNIILDPIFIFGFGPVPALGIEGAAIATNIGRGVGVVFQVYLLLKGGKHIRVLGSQISVHWKIISDIVRTSLGGIGQTIIGMTSWIFLVRIISDFGSEAVAGATITLRIMMFTLMPSWGMSNAVATLVGQNLGARRPDRAERSVWIVGAWNMFFLIGVSICYFIFRESLVSIFTSDAKVISIGSEWLGIVSYSYFVYAWWMVSVQAFNGAGDTMTPTIINLVFFWIFQIPFAYVLAKVLSYGYSGVFWASMITETSVGLFTLWLFRKGGWKTSKV
- a CDS encoding winged helix-turn-helix domain-containing protein, whose protein sequence is MLYNSYIYQIIHNKSDSLSFLEIAEKALNETRKLMSLSEIWSLAKERNWKTDFVGITPWATISAQVCVNIKYKTQGKI
- a CDS encoding FAD-dependent oxidoreductase; its protein translation is MNKKEEGFIPTKTQEQTEHCSVLIVGGGLVGSSAAVFLTQKGVSVLLIEKHAGSSPHPRAIGFTQRTLELFRSVGLADSIPQVHGSKKNVRRIRIESLAGEWFEEQAWSSVQEEDTNIEYSPCGASAIAQDRLEPMLQQKALEFGADLRFSTELLEFKQDSEKVTASVRDKEGNRYTIQADYMIAADGHRSPIREALRIERKGKGYLTTGRSVLFKAPLNEYLEKGFFQFSIDQPGFSAYLTTYNDGRWVLFYPDDTERDELTLKSDIVKAIGRSDLPIEIVTTGRWEVSALIADSFSAGRIFIAGDAAHTLPPNRGGYGANTGIEDAHNLAWKLQSVLSGESHTSLLDTYDQERKPIAWLRYQQIFAKNDYKAYSTEEDRAIAILDSRAMELGQLYRSSSIAEARENLPSALRPEEWSGQPGTRAPHFWITKEGNKISTLDLFQKGWVFLTASSEWKTSAGRIASSSGSKIDCYQFARDISSEEDAFQNSFGVEANGAVLVRPDGYIAWRSKGLPENADAVLRKALAYAACSR
- a CDS encoding TetR/AcrR family transcriptional regulator, whose amino-acid sequence is MGLREEKKAKTKKRISDLATGLFIEKGFANVTVAEIAQKAEVSVPTLFNYFPTKESFVFDEETERERGFLDAVLNRKKGTSILDALLDHGLKSSAFKPEYLNNSGSFRELVQSTPELSAYERQLSMRYEKSLADVLQKEASKKLQRAQAEAIARFLLDAFYRAIDSSNPKATLVSLFKLIKEGWDE